The sequence TGTTTGTAGCTTAAGGCAAGAACAGCCAGTGTGTCCTCGTCGACACTTTCTATCGTTTGTGGCAGGTAGACTTCCCCCGAAGCCATATAAGAATAATGACAAACTAAGACAAATAAATTAGCGATACAGTTCCATACTAGTGGATTGGTTTTCTTATCTAGCATCTGAAATGTCAAGATATCCTGCTCATCCATATTTTCCAATCGATTGTATAAATCATCTGGACAAAACCCACTCTCTTTATCAAGCTCCTGTTTTGAAAGTTTTAAGGAGTCAAAGACAAATTCCTTATATTCTTTCTCACTGATAAAATCTACAAGACCGTATATCAACTCCTGTAGAAAGAGCAACAAATTTTTATTATCTTTCATTGATTTTCCTTTTATTACTAAAAATTATCTTGGGAATGTATGATTCACTGGAAAAGGTGACAATCACTCTTCCTCCTCAAACATCAGAGCATCTAATTCTTCTCTTTCAGCCGCAATCTCTTCGAAGGTAGAAATAATATTATTTAAAAATTCTAAGGTGATAATACCAGTCGAATCTCTCATCGTAACCATAGTCCCAATAGCACTCAACTCATGGATGAGTGCTCTAACCTTTTTCAATTCATCCAAATCTAACATGTCTACTTCTATTACCGTGTCATGATCTTCTATTCTGGATTGAATTAAAGAGAAAGGCAAGGATGAATAATTTCTTAACAACTTATAGGTTCCTGACTTGTCACCTATAGAATCTATACAAATAGCTAGCATCATTTTTACTCCTTTATACTTGAAAACATCAGTATCCCATGTCTACAAGGAAAAGATATAAGCTTGAATCTCCTCTATCATGCATCGATTTGTCGTTCTTACTCTTATGGCTTGAAGCCATAAAGATAAAGCAAGCATAATAGCTTGCTTGAAAGTTAAGGAATTAAAAATTGATTTTCATAATCTTTTGGGAGTTCATAAGATATTTCTCCATTACTATTACCAAATCGACTTTGATTAAAAATTGGAAATAGCTTGGAGTCGTACACAGTTTTTATAACAAAACGTTCTCTTTCAAAACTAATAGTTGCAGCTACTGAGGGATCCTTAAAAACTGATTGTTCCCCTTGGGAATGCAAGCGAACGTTTATAGTAGCTACTTCTTCAGGATATTTCTCAAATCGAACATCAAAACTAATGTCGCTACCTGTCGAAGGAATGTACATTTGATATTCACTTACACTGATACTTTGAATCTTTCCTAATTTCTGTTCCAATTCTGGGTCGTTTCTATACAGGTCTGTTTGGATAGCTAGTTTGAAATTTTCCTCATGTTCTTGTAGCCATCTGTTAAGATTACGAATCATAATTTCTTTTTCAACTTGCCTGGAGGCATCCTTGCTCTTGCGATCAAGTTTATTCATAGTTTCAGTCAATTTATCTTGCTCTC comes from Streptococcus oralis and encodes:
- a CDS encoding Imm6 family immunity protein, which translates into the protein MKDNKNLLLFLQELIYGLVDFISEKEYKEFVFDSLKLSKQELDKESGFCPDDLYNRLENMDEQDILTFQMLDKKTNPLVWNCIANLFVLVCHYSYMASGEVYLPQTIESVDEDTLAVLALSYKQILSENSELISQISGPEIEGYLKDELVKNYFGPLFLSDENE